A window from Argopecten irradians isolate NY chromosome 3, Ai_NY, whole genome shotgun sequence encodes these proteins:
- the LOC138317280 gene encoding calmodulin-like encodes MRSLGQNPTEAELQDMINEVDADGNGTIDFPEFLTMMARKMKDTDSEEEIREAFRVFDKDGNGFISAAELRHVMTNLGEKLTDEEVDEMIREADIDGDGQVNYEEFVKMMTNK; translated from the exons ATGAGGTCACTAGGTCAGAACCCGACGGAAGCTGAGTTACAGGACATGATCAACGAGGTGGACGCTGACG GTAACGGCACGATAGATTTCCCAGAATTCCTCACCATGATGGCGCGGAAAATGAAGGATACAGACAGTGAAGAGGAAATCCGCGAGGCATTCCGAGTATTTGATAAAGATGGTAACGGCTTTATCAGTGCAGCTGAATTACGACATGTGATGACAAATTTAGGGGAAAAACTAACAGACGAGGAAGTTGATGAAATGATTCGAGAGGCTGACATCGATGGGGATGGACAAGTCAATTATGAAG aGTTTGTGAAGATGATGACGAATAAATAG